The Thomasclavelia ramosa DSM 1402 genome includes a region encoding these proteins:
- a CDS encoding HdeD family acid-resistance protein, whose translation MRRNIYNSIYYCVLGLILIVISSMAIIQREDFLMRVFDVLAWILIINGLHELSVFLRRRFRGDLINIIGNIGVGIFILSYTAIPIRLLFAIFAIYITLNGIIKFISYLNYKKDKVSKRFPVLCGALFLIIYGLALLLGRYADANAMMIFIGGYGLLLGINYIIDGIFTAIPQQHKDSLKRRIRIPVPIFISALVPKVMMDYINERLAVEPTEKFLDDQNHANVEIFIHVSPDGFGTIGHCDICIDNQVISYGNYDYDSIRLFETIGDGVLFIAPRESYIPFCIETDHKTIFSYGVRLTVKQLASVKREIEKLKENTYPWYPRSYKDRNDCNDYASRLYLRTGASFFKFKRGRYKTYFVLGSNCVKLAEAIMGKAGMDIIDLNGIISPGTYQNYLEKEYQRANGVIISKNVYNQLTIDHK comes from the coding sequence ATGCGACGTAATATTTATAATTCAATATATTATTGTGTTTTAGGGTTGATTTTAATTGTTATTTCATCAATGGCAATTATTCAGCGAGAAGATTTTTTAATGCGTGTATTTGACGTATTGGCATGGATTTTGATTATTAATGGTCTTCATGAATTAAGTGTATTTTTAAGACGTCGCTTTAGAGGAGATTTAATTAATATAATTGGAAATATTGGAGTAGGAATATTTATTTTGTCTTATACAGCGATTCCAATTAGATTATTATTTGCTATTTTTGCAATCTATATAACATTAAATGGAATTATAAAATTTATTTCTTATTTAAACTATAAAAAAGATAAAGTGAGTAAACGATTTCCAGTTTTGTGTGGGGCTCTGTTTTTGATCATCTATGGCTTGGCACTGTTATTAGGGAGATATGCTGATGCTAATGCAATGATGATCTTCATTGGCGGTTATGGCTTATTATTAGGAATAAATTACATTATTGATGGAATCTTTACCGCTATTCCCCAGCAGCATAAAGACAGTTTAAAGAGACGGATCAGAATACCCGTACCAATCTTTATTTCTGCCCTTGTACCAAAAGTGATGATGGATTATATAAATGAACGGTTAGCAGTTGAGCCAACAGAGAAGTTTTTAGACGATCAGAATCACGCAAATGTAGAAATTTTTATTCATGTTAGCCCAGATGGATTTGGGACAATTGGACATTGCGATATATGTATCGATAATCAAGTAATATCTTATGGAAACTATGATTACGATTCTATTAGATTATTTGAAACCATTGGGGATGGTGTTTTGTTTATTGCTCCACGAGAAAGTTATATTCCATTTTGCATCGAAACTGATCATAAAACGATTTTTAGTTATGGGGTTCGTTTAACAGTTAAACAGTTAGCGAGTGTAAAACGAGAAATTGAAAAGTTAAAAGAAAATACCTACCCTTGGTATCCGCGTTCATATAAAGATAGGAATGATTGTAATGACTATGCCAGCCGTCTTTATTTACGAACGGGAGCTAGCTTTTTTAAATTTAAAAGAGGACGCTATAAAACATATTTTGTTTTAGGGTCTAATTGTGTTAAGTTAGCTGAAGCAATTATGGGAAAAGCAGGAATGGATATTATTGATTTAAATGGAATTATTTCTCCGGGTACTTATCAAAACTATTTAGAGAAGGAATATCAAAGGGCAAATGGTGTTATTATTTCAAAAAATGTTTATAACCAATTGACAATTGACCATAAATGA
- the adhE gene encoding bifunctional acetaldehyde-CoA/alcohol dehydrogenase: MAEKKAVNKVVEPTNEEIDAHVDQLVAKAQVALSKFEEFTQEQVDYIVAKCSVAGLDAHGTLAEAAVNETGRGVFEDKAVKNLFACEYVTSNLRHLKTVGIINEDPLLGITEIAEPVGVVCGIVPTTNPTSTVIFKSLICLKTRNPIIFSFHPSAHACSVMAAVVIRDAAIAAGAPEDCIQWLDLKSMYATTALMKHPGVATILATGGNAMVAAAYSCGKPALGVGAGNVPAYVEKTCVLPRAVNDIVLSKSFDNGMICASEQAAIVDTEIYDAFMKEIKRFKVYFVNKEEKAKLETFMFGAVAYSDNVNAAKLNPNVVGKPATWIAEQAGFKVPEDTQIICAECKEVGPNEPLTREKLSPVLAVLKAKNTDDGILKATQMVEFNGLGHSAAIHTEDHEISKKFGHACKAIRIIENAPSTFGGIGSVYNAFIPSLTLGCGSYGHNSVSNNVSAVNLINIKRIGRRNNNMQWVKLPPKIYFERNSIKYLRDMKKMEKAMIVTDRGMYNLGYVEKIEDVIRRRRNQVDLELFFDVEPDPSFDTVQAGLELMNKFQPDTIIALGGGSSMDAAKVMWLLYENPEVCFDDIKQKFMDIRKRAFKFPELGKKANLICIPTTSGTGSEVTPFSVITDKSCNKKYPLTDYALTPTVAIVDPEFVMSLPAAIAADTGIDVLTHAVEAYVSILASDFTDGWAKQAVKLVFDYLEESVKEGTPLSREKMHNAATIAGMAFANAFLGMNHSLAHKIGGEFHVPHGRTNGILLPHVIRYNGSMPTKLNIWPKIENFKADVKYMELAQLIGLNPKTPAEGVQMFADACEELCHKVNLASNIESQGIDKKDWDEAIHRMAMNAYEDQCTPANPRMPMVHDMEAILRTIWDYKNKFDK; the protein is encoded by the coding sequence ATGGCAGAAAAAAAAGCTGTTAACAAAGTAGTTGAACCAACTAATGAAGAAATCGATGCTCATGTTGATCAACTAGTTGCAAAAGCTCAAGTAGCTTTATCAAAATTTGAAGAATTCACTCAAGAACAAGTAGATTACATCGTAGCTAAATGTTCAGTTGCTGGACTTGATGCTCATGGTACATTAGCTGAAGCTGCAGTTAATGAAACTGGACGTGGTGTATTTGAAGATAAAGCAGTTAAAAACTTATTTGCTTGTGAATATGTAACAAGTAACTTACGTCACTTAAAAACTGTTGGTATCATCAATGAAGATCCACTTTTAGGAATCACTGAAATTGCTGAACCAGTAGGTGTTGTTTGTGGTATCGTTCCAACAACTAACCCAACTTCTACAGTAATTTTCAAATCATTAATTTGTTTAAAAACAAGAAACCCAATTATCTTCTCATTCCATCCAAGTGCTCATGCATGTTCAGTAATGGCTGCTGTAGTAATTAGAGATGCTGCAATCGCTGCTGGGGCTCCAGAAGATTGTATCCAATGGTTAGATCTTAAATCAATGTATGCAACTACTGCATTAATGAAACACCCAGGTGTTGCTACAATCTTAGCAACTGGTGGTAACGCAATGGTAGCTGCTGCTTACTCTTGTGGTAAACCTGCATTAGGTGTAGGAGCTGGTAACGTTCCTGCTTATGTAGAAAAAACTTGTGTATTACCTAGAGCTGTAAATGACATCGTATTATCAAAATCTTTCGATAACGGTATGATCTGTGCTTCTGAACAAGCTGCTATCGTTGATACTGAAATCTATGATGCATTCATGAAAGAAATCAAAAGATTCAAAGTTTACTTTGTAAATAAAGAAGAAAAAGCAAAATTAGAAACATTTATGTTTGGTGCTGTAGCATACAGTGATAACGTAAACGCTGCTAAGTTAAATCCAAACGTAGTTGGTAAACCTGCTACTTGGATCGCTGAACAAGCTGGATTCAAAGTACCAGAAGATACTCAAATTATCTGTGCAGAATGTAAAGAAGTTGGTCCAAATGAACCATTAACAAGAGAAAAATTATCTCCAGTATTAGCTGTATTAAAAGCTAAAAATACTGATGATGGTATCTTAAAAGCAACTCAAATGGTTGAATTCAATGGTTTGGGTCACTCTGCTGCAATTCATACAGAAGATCATGAAATTTCTAAGAAATTCGGACATGCATGTAAAGCAATCCGTATTATCGAAAACGCTCCATCTACATTCGGTGGTATTGGTTCTGTTTATAATGCATTTATTCCATCATTAACATTAGGTTGTGGTTCTTACGGACATAACTCTGTATCAAACAACGTAAGTGCTGTTAACTTAATCAATATTAAGAGAATCGGGAGACGTAATAACAATATGCAATGGGTTAAACTTCCTCCAAAAATTTATTTCGAAAGAAATTCGATTAAATATTTAAGAGACATGAAAAAAATGGAAAAAGCCATGATCGTTACAGATAGAGGTATGTACAATCTTGGTTATGTAGAAAAAATCGAAGATGTTATTAGAAGAAGAAGAAATCAAGTTGATTTAGAATTATTCTTTGACGTAGAACCAGATCCAAGTTTCGATACAGTTCAAGCTGGTCTTGAATTAATGAACAAATTCCAACCTGATACAATTATCGCATTAGGTGGGGGTTCTTCAATGGATGCTGCTAAAGTAATGTGGTTATTATATGAAAATCCAGAAGTATGTTTCGATGATATCAAACAAAAATTCATGGATATCAGAAAACGTGCATTCAAATTCCCTGAATTAGGTAAAAAAGCTAACTTAATCTGTATTCCTACAACTTCAGGAACAGGTTCAGAAGTTACTCCATTCTCAGTTATTACAGATAAATCTTGTAACAAGAAATATCCATTAACTGACTATGCTTTAACTCCAACAGTAGCTATCGTTGACCCTGAATTCGTTATGTCTTTACCAGCTGCAATTGCTGCTGATACAGGTATCGACGTATTAACTCATGCAGTTGAAGCTTACGTATCTATCTTAGCTTCTGACTTTACTGATGGATGGGCTAAACAAGCCGTTAAATTAGTATTTGATTACTTAGAAGAATCAGTTAAAGAAGGAACTCCTTTATCTAGAGAAAAAATGCACAATGCTGCAACAATCGCAGGTATGGCTTTCGCTAATGCATTCTTAGGTATGAACCACTCATTAGCTCATAAAATTGGTGGGGAATTCCACGTACCTCATGGACGTACTAATGGTATCTTATTACCACACGTTATCAGATATAACGGAAGTATGCCAACTAAATTAAACATCTGGCCAAAAATTGAAAACTTCAAAGCTGATGTTAAATATATGGAATTAGCTCAATTAATCGGATTAAATCCTAAAACTCCTGCAGAAGGTGTTCAAATGTTTGCTGACGCTTGTGAAGAATTATGTCACAAAGTTAATTTAGCATCTAACATCGAATCTCAAGGAATCGATAAAAAAGATTGGGATGAAGCAATTCACAGAATGGCTATGAATGCTTATGAAGATCAATGTACTCCAGCAAATCCAAGAATGCCTATGGTACATGATATGGAAGCAATCTTAAGAACTATTTGGGATTATAAAAATAAATTCGATAAATAA
- a CDS encoding glycerophosphodiester phosphodiesterase, with protein MIKLGHRGYSSKYPENTMLAFKAAIDGNFDGVETDVQLTKDNRLVLIHDEKIDRTSNGKGYVKDYTYDQLCQFNFNYRFDGIEAKIPLLEELLDYCIGKDVILNIEIKTDKIQYPNIERMTYMMIKEKGLLDRVMFSSFHLESLLNLRELDDSIYLGYLYEDNYQVNKAKVFEYRFNGAHPKYTFLNEKEINDYLRRGIDVNTWTVDSDDIKDFLVDEGVKTIITNKDI; from the coding sequence ATGATTAAATTAGGTCATCGGGGATATAGTTCTAAATATCCAGAAAATACAATGTTAGCTTTTAAAGCTGCAATTGATGGTAATTTTGATGGTGTTGAAACAGATGTACAACTAACGAAAGATAATAGGCTAGTCTTGATTCATGATGAAAAGATTGATCGGACTTCTAATGGTAAAGGGTATGTAAAAGATTATACCTATGATCAATTGTGCCAATTTAATTTTAACTATCGTTTTGATGGAATCGAGGCAAAAATTCCGTTGTTAGAGGAATTGTTAGATTATTGTATTGGTAAAGATGTAATCTTAAATATTGAAATAAAAACTGATAAGATTCAGTATCCGAATATTGAAAGAATGACTTATATGATGATCAAAGAAAAGGGCTTATTAGATCGAGTAATGTTTTCATCGTTTCATTTAGAGAGTTTGCTTAATCTTAGAGAACTTGATGATAGTATTTATCTTGGCTATTTGTATGAAGATAATTATCAAGTCAATAAAGCTAAAGTATTTGAATATCGTTTTAATGGAGCACATCCTAAATATACTTTTTTAAATGAAAAGGAAATCAATGATTATTTGCGTCGGGGTATAGATGTAAATACTTGGACAGTAGATAGTGATGATATTAAAGATTTTTTAGTTGATGAGGGTGTTAAAACAATAATTACGAATAAAGATATCTAG
- a CDS encoding calcium/sodium antiporter, which yields MILQLFCLIAGFVLLIKGADIFVEGASKLASKLNIPPIVIGLTIVAFGTSAPEAAISITSALGGNVDLAVGNIIGSNIMNVLLILGITGCIAKLKVNNNTYRYEIPFVMVITLVLLMLGKFGSSIDRFDGVLLWGLFLLFLYYLYRLVKKGEEVPLDEVEELDEKDTLLRLIIMIVLGMAAIVIGSNLTIDAATYIAEELGVSQRLIGLTIIAFGTSLPELVTSMTAAWKGKSDLAIGNIVGSNIFNILFVLGTTALISPKAVAFESGFIIDGIVAIGALFLLYTFIGSDGYLKKSGAIIMLIGYLAYFVSIL from the coding sequence ATGATCTTACAATTATTTTGTTTAATAGCTGGTTTTGTCTTATTGATTAAAGGAGCTGATATTTTTGTTGAGGGAGCTTCTAAGCTGGCTTCAAAGCTAAATATTCCCCCAATTGTAATAGGTTTGACGATCGTTGCTTTTGGTACAAGCGCTCCGGAAGCTGCTATTTCTATTACTTCGGCGTTAGGCGGTAATGTTGATTTAGCAGTTGGAAATATTATTGGCAGTAATATAATGAATGTTTTGTTGATTCTAGGAATTACCGGGTGTATCGCTAAACTGAAGGTTAATAATAATACATATCGATATGAAATTCCTTTTGTAATGGTAATAACTCTAGTTTTATTAATGTTAGGAAAGTTTGGCAGCTCGATTGATCGATTTGATGGAGTGCTTTTATGGGGATTATTTTTACTGTTTTTATACTATTTATATCGTTTGGTTAAAAAGGGTGAAGAAGTGCCATTGGATGAAGTTGAAGAATTAGATGAAAAAGATACGCTGCTCCGACTAATCATCATGATTGTTTTAGGAATGGCGGCAATTGTAATTGGTAGTAATCTAACGATTGATGCAGCTACATATATTGCTGAAGAATTAGGGGTTAGTCAACGTTTGATTGGATTGACGATTATTGCTTTTGGAACATCGTTGCCGGAGTTAGTGACTTCAATGACAGCAGCTTGGAAAGGTAAGAGTGATCTGGCAATTGGTAATATCGTCGGAAGTAATATTTTTAATATCTTGTTTGTTTTAGGAACAACAGCTTTAATTTCCCCAAAAGCAGTTGCTTTTGAAAGTGGTTTTATTATTGATGGAATCGTTGCAATTGGGGCATTGTTTCTATTATATACTTTTATTGGTAGCGATGGGTATTTAAAAAAGAGTGGGGCAATTATTATGCTGATTGGCTATTTGGCATATTTTGTAAGCATTTTATAG
- a CDS encoding Cof-type HAD-IIB family hydrolase has product MSKLLFFDIDGTLIECNLDIYSITENTRNALDRLKENGHDVFLATGRCKCFITEGVMNYPFSGYVTCNGAYVEYHGEPVYKAIIPSEAIKATMALSEQYDFNYYFESSDYIYVRDQNDERHQWFAKNWGMKPETVIDDFDPETIETYIGMIVVNDKKDISPMVNALSKYFDVQRHQSDYSFDLTLKGVSKAVGIEKLVERINRNIDDTIAFGDGRNDIEMLETVKIGVAMGNAVDEAKAVANYETDRIENDGIVKALKHFELI; this is encoded by the coding sequence ATGAGTAAATTATTATTTTTTGATATCGATGGAACACTGATTGAGTGTAATTTAGATATCTATTCAATTACTGAAAATACTAGAAATGCATTAGATAGATTAAAAGAAAATGGACATGATGTTTTCTTAGCTACAGGACGGTGTAAATGTTTTATTACTGAAGGGGTTATGAATTATCCTTTTAGTGGGTATGTGACTTGTAACGGAGCTTATGTAGAATATCATGGTGAGCCAGTATATAAAGCAATAATTCCTAGTGAGGCAATTAAAGCAACGATGGCGTTATCAGAACAATACGATTTTAACTATTATTTTGAAAGTAGTGATTATATCTATGTCCGTGATCAAAATGATGAACGTCATCAGTGGTTTGCAAAAAATTGGGGCATGAAACCGGAGACAGTTATTGATGATTTTGATCCAGAAACGATAGAAACTTACATTGGGATGATTGTTGTTAATGACAAAAAAGATATTTCGCCAATGGTTAATGCATTGAGTAAATATTTTGATGTCCAAAGACATCAAAGTGATTATTCTTTTGATTTAACTTTAAAGGGTGTCTCAAAAGCAGTTGGAATTGAAAAACTGGTAGAACGAATTAATCGAAATATTGATGACACTATTGCTTTTGGTGATGGACGAAATGATATTGAGATGTTGGAAACAGTTAAGATTGGTGTAGCAATGGGAAATGCTGTTGATGAGGCGAAGGCTGTTGCTAACTATGAAACTGATCGAATCGAAAATGATGGCATTGTTAAAGCTTTAAAACATTTTGAATTAATTTGA
- a CDS encoding superoxide dismutase family protein: MNSFDLIRVLCNTSPKAYALITGATVTGTMLAYSFEEGTIVVVEAQGLPATGCGLGIHGLHIHEGSSCSGTPENPFGNAGGHYSTTNCPHPYHTGDLPPLFSEDGQAWMAVYISKFTPEQIVGRTIIIHGNVDDFTTQPSGNSGPMIACGVIRELYQ, translated from the coding sequence ATGAATAGTTTTGATCTTATTAGGGTATTATGTAATACTAGTCCTAAAGCTTATGCTTTAATTACAGGAGCAACAGTTACGGGAACAATGCTAGCATATAGTTTTGAAGAAGGAACGATCGTTGTGGTTGAGGCTCAAGGGTTACCGGCTACCGGTTGTGGTTTAGGGATACATGGTTTGCATATTCATGAAGGTTCTAGCTGTAGTGGGACACCGGAAAATCCTTTTGGTAATGCTGGAGGACATTATAGTACGACAAATTGTCCACATCCATATCATACTGGGGATCTGCCACCTTTATTTTCTGAGGACGGACAAGCTTGGATGGCGGTATATATTTCTAAATTTACACCAGAGCAAATTGTTGGGCGGACTATTATAATTCATGGAAATGTTGATGATTTTACTACTCAGCCATCGGGAAATTCTGGGCCGATGATTGCTTGTGGTGTGATTAGGGAATTATATCAATAA
- a CDS encoding C40 family peptidase, with amino-acid sequence MKEQRVKQLNNFINENIIKRKAMFIPILGVSVFMLVGYAAVDKEAPKIVSNRIEVSYGDKVDLDAIDITDNQDSRPEIEVTANDLSSVNVNQLGTYDLSVTATDSFSNTASKVIKVDVVDDEAPKFKVAGVETGYVVQVPINGSQDISSYVTASDNVDGDVSPFIESNQELDTTKAGIQDIKLSVTDSSGNVNEKTFTFAVSDLTAPVVTLSQGNDIVIDYGSEFKLENFLTATDDQSAVTNTVTGEVDTKKENEVQTITVSTQDEAKNEVLTTLNFTVKDISGPQVNLSTNAVEVIKGDAFDPRQYLVSAIDNKDGDVTGNVVIGNIDTGSTGDKAVTYTVSDSSGNQTVATLNVKVYTPGSKILETAYTKLGSPYVWGATGPNSFDCSGFTSWVYRQHGISLSRTAQAQSQGGKAVDRADLQPGDLVFFGSSTSRITHVGIYVGNGQMVHSPQTGDVVKVSSLNRNYVCARRYL; translated from the coding sequence ATGAAAGAACAGCGTGTTAAACAATTGAATAATTTTATTAATGAAAATATTATCAAACGGAAAGCTATGTTTATCCCAATCTTAGGGGTATCAGTATTTATGTTAGTAGGTTATGCCGCGGTCGATAAAGAAGCACCAAAAATTGTTTCTAATCGAATCGAGGTTTCATATGGTGACAAAGTAGATTTAGATGCTATTGATATTACAGATAATCAAGATAGTCGTCCGGAAATCGAAGTTACTGCAAATGATCTTAGCAGCGTGAATGTTAATCAGTTAGGTACATATGATTTATCAGTCACGGCAACAGATAGTTTTTCAAACACAGCATCTAAAGTTATTAAAGTAGATGTTGTTGATGATGAGGCACCAAAATTTAAGGTTGCTGGAGTCGAGACAGGGTATGTCGTACAAGTACCGATCAATGGAAGTCAAGATATTTCCAGTTATGTAACTGCTTCAGATAATGTTGATGGTGATGTTTCGCCATTCATTGAATCGAATCAGGAATTAGATACGACTAAAGCGGGAATTCAAGATATTAAATTATCAGTTACCGATTCTTCTGGGAATGTAAATGAAAAGACGTTTACTTTTGCAGTATCTGATTTGACTGCTCCAGTAGTTACTTTATCACAAGGAAATGATATTGTAATTGATTATGGTAGCGAATTTAAATTAGAGAACTTTTTAACAGCTACTGATGATCAAAGTGCTGTTACCAACACTGTTACTGGTGAAGTAGACACTAAGAAAGAAAATGAAGTACAAACAATTACTGTTAGTACGCAAGATGAAGCTAAAAATGAAGTTTTAACAACTTTGAATTTTACAGTAAAAGATATAAGTGGACCACAAGTTAATTTGTCAACAAATGCAGTTGAGGTAATTAAAGGTGATGCTTTTGATCCAAGACAATATTTAGTCTCAGCTATTGATAATAAAGATGGTGATGTGACTGGTAATGTTGTAATCGGTAATATTGATACTGGCAGCACAGGAGATAAAGCTGTTACTTATACAGTAAGTGATAGTTCTGGTAATCAAACAGTTGCAACTTTAAATGTAAAGGTTTATACACCGGGAAGTAAAATTTTAGAAACTGCTTATACAAAACTAGGTAGCCCATACGTATGGGGAGCCACGGGACCAAATTCATTTGACTGTTCAGGATTTACATCTTGGGTATATCGTCAGCATGGAATTTCCCTTTCAAGAACTGCGCAAGCTCAATCTCAAGGTGGTAAAGCAGTTGATCGTGCAGATTTACAACCAGGAGATTTAGTCTTCTTTGGTTCAAGTACAAGTAGAATTACTCACGTTGGAATTTATGTTGGAAATGGACAAATGGTTCATTCACCACAAACTGGAGATGTTGTAAAAGTGTCTAGTTTAAATCGTAATTACGTGTGTGCAAGAAGATATTTATAG